The Mycolicibacterium insubricum DNA segment GAAGACCGGGCTGGAGGAGGCCGGCATCCTGGGGATGACGGTCAGCGAGGTCCAGGGCTACGGCCGGCAGAAGGGCCACACTGAGGTCTACCGCGGCGCGGAGTACTCGGTGGACTTCGTGCCGAAGGTCCGCGTCGAGGTCATCGTGGATGACGCGGCGGTGGACCGGGTGGTCGACATCATCGTGGCCGCCGCGCGTACCGGCAAGATCGGCGACGGCAAGGTGTGGGTCAGCCCGGTGGAAACGGTGGTGCGGGTGCGTACGGGGGAGCGTGGGTCCGACGCGCTCTGATCAGCGCGACAGGCGACGGCGCACAGAGGCCCCGCTGTCCCGGTTCGAACCAGAAGGGAGACACCGATGGCACATTCGGCCAAACCCGCCACCGAGTTGGTCGCCGCGGTCGACAAGCTGGTCGCCGGGGAACGGCACCTGAGTGCTCCGGAACTGCGGATGGCGCTGCGGGATCTGTACGAACTGTGGTTGACCGGCAAGGCCAACGAACTGGGCATCACCGAAACCAGTGGCATCGCCATCGTGGCGACCGGCGGCCTGGGCCGCGGCGAGATGGTGCCCTACACCGACCTCGACCTGATGCTGCTGCACGACAACCTCGACTCGGAGCAGATCTCGGAGATCGCCGAGGCTCTCTGGTATCCGTTGTGGGACGCCAACATTCGCCTCGACCACAGCGTCCGCACGGTCCCGGGGGCGTTGACGGTGGCCAATGCAGACCTTAGCGCGGGGATGGCGATGCTGGAGGCCCGGCACATCGCCGGTGACAGCGAGCTGTCGAAACTGCTGATCGGCGGGGCCCGTCGGGCCTGGCGAACCGGCATCGCGTCGCGGTTCACCGAGCTGGTCGATTCCGCGCGGGCGCGCTGGGAACGCAGCGGTGAGATCGCCCACCGCGCCGAACCCGACCTCAAACTCGGTCGCGGCGGTCTGCGCGACGTGCAGTTGCTCAATGCGCTGGCCATCGCGCAGCTGGCCGACGGGCCGCCCCTGCGCACGGCGGCCGAACCGATCGGATCGCTGGCCGAGGCGCAGTCGGCGCTGCTGGATGTGCGCACCGAACTACACCGGGTTTCCGGCCGGGGCCGCGACACCGTGCTGGCGCAGAACGCCGACGAGATCGGCGCGGCGCTGCACATCGGCGACCGCTTCGACCTGGCCCGCATGCTCTCGGATGCGGCCCGCACCATCGGTTACCACGTCGACGCCGGGATCCGCACCGCGTCGAACAGCCTGCCCAAGAGGGGTTTTGCCGCTCTCCGCCGTCCGGTGCGCCGGCCACTGGACGAGGGGGTCATCGAATACAGCGGCGAGGTGATGCTGGCCCGGGATGCCCGACCGGAGCGCGACCCGGGGCTGATCCTGCGGGTGGCCGCCGCCTCGGCGTCCACCGGTCTGCCGAT contains these protein-coding regions:
- a CDS encoding P-II family nitrogen regulator; amino-acid sequence: MKLITAIVKPFTLEDVKTGLEEAGILGMTVSEVQGYGRQKGHTEVYRGAEYSVDFVPKVRVEVIVDDAAVDRVVDIIVAAARTGKIGDGKVWVSPVETVVRVRTGERGSDAL